A stretch of DNA from Carassius auratus strain Wakin chromosome 44, ASM336829v1, whole genome shotgun sequence:
GTATTGTGTATTAAAGCCCATTCAGTTCTGACCTCTAAAACTGATCTGTAGGAGTGAGGTCTTTGTATTTGTACCAGCATGTCAGTTGATGCTGAGTAAGTCTTGACAGAGTTATCTGATGAAGTTTCCCTGATGACAGATGTTTGGATTGCACACATTTAGGAAACCTGATAGGTGTAGAGTAATCATCCTTCACGTGTTAGGTTATGCTTTTGAAATaatcacaaacaaacataaatagtACTTTTTCTCAGTACCACAAACAACAATGCGGGTTGTATGCTATTAATCTGTCGGATATACTCTATATTTTGTCATCTGGATTACTATAAATGCatcgtgtgtgagtgtgtgtgttaaagagagcCTAAACTACGTTGCTAAGGAAACACTGAAGCAAGAGATAAGAACCTCCTGACATGTGAGCATTGGGTGTGATTTTGGTTTTCCGCTGAGTTTGCTGGTCGGATGAAGAGAATATAAGGTGAGATGTGGTCATTTACTCACCACTTCAGTCCGAACATCAATCCTTGGTTCAGGTAAGCCTATCATATTTTTCTGGTTTCTACTGAATCCCATTTTTGGGTTGCATTGCATTCACTTTTTGCTCTTACAAGGGTTAGTTCAGCAAAAAATGAACATTCTCAGTTTTTACTTATCCTCTTGCTCACCTTTCTGGCATCTAAAAAGAATTACTAGAGcatcctctgtttttttttttttttcatacaatgacaGTAAATGGTGACCATGTGTTCTTGGTCCTCAtccactttcactgtatggaaaaagAAGCTTGGACAGTCTGCTGAATATCTCCAAGTTATATGGAGTTAAAGCATGATGATTATGAGTAAATGGTTCTGAGtcttcatttctgagtgaaatattTGGGGTGTTTGACAACTGAAAATGACTAACCTGTCaataacttttttgttttctaGCCACCTAACTATCCTACTCCTAAAATCATGGAATCTGCCATTAACGTGCTCGTCTCCCAGTTCAAGACTTACGCAGGGAAGGATGGCTCTGTAAACACTCTGAGCAAAGACGAGTTTCAGAACTTGGTCACATCCCAGTTACCAAACTTTGTAAAGGTATGCCTTTTGAGTTATTACACTATATCCTAGAATTTGTCCGCTTCATATCTACAGTATTCCTCATTTC
This window harbors:
- the LOC113062203 gene encoding protein S100-A11, producing MESAINVLVSQFKTYAGKDGSVNTLSKDEFQNLVTSQLPNFVKNASDPATIDQLMKSLDTNNDGELTFLEFWKLIGSVANQHGGF